A part of Streptomyces sp. RKAG293 genomic DNA contains:
- a CDS encoding AAA family ATPase: MSVRVADLMRGRLQNNAVKFMPGTRDGLMVNGGGFQGKTETACDAAASFEDLWRDVHRQLLPGQTPGTRDLFVPVAYCRLPVRAAPKALCKTILDVYGDPHPNTLDDLIRAVRDAIRDHNTTALLIDDVTRLRLHREDDQDTLDLIRELMDLNVTLVLIGVDIPRSGLLRSAYVDPRTKQWVFPEVKQGRSHNDAASTQTERRFDLVDLDPFDYSTPAGITAFLDHLAGIEDQLRLFRSFEGMLTTGAMPEYLFRRTRGIVGLLRRLIEDGCTEAITNGEEQLTPELLARTSIHLGDLADLDPDAGEIPEIPQNVRPPQEKKTSRKKPRNTVFDDHGERPAADG, encoded by the coding sequence ATGAGTGTGAGGGTCGCCGACCTGATGCGCGGGCGGCTGCAGAACAACGCGGTGAAGTTCATGCCCGGCACCCGCGACGGCCTGATGGTCAACGGCGGGGGTTTCCAGGGGAAGACCGAGACCGCGTGCGACGCGGCCGCCTCCTTCGAGGATCTGTGGCGGGACGTCCACCGCCAGCTCCTGCCCGGACAGACCCCGGGAACCCGCGACCTGTTCGTGCCCGTCGCCTACTGCCGTCTGCCGGTACGCGCGGCGCCGAAGGCATTGTGCAAAACGATCCTGGACGTCTACGGAGACCCCCACCCCAACACCCTGGACGACCTGATCCGGGCGGTCCGGGACGCGATCAGAGATCACAACACCACCGCTTTGCTGATCGACGACGTGACGAGACTGCGGCTCCACCGCGAGGACGACCAGGACACCCTGGACCTGATCCGCGAACTGATGGATCTCAACGTCACACTCGTACTGATCGGCGTCGACATCCCGCGATCGGGCCTGCTGCGGAGTGCCTACGTCGACCCGCGCACCAAACAATGGGTCTTCCCCGAGGTCAAACAGGGCAGGAGCCACAACGACGCCGCCTCCACCCAGACCGAGCGCCGCTTCGACCTGGTCGACCTCGACCCGTTCGACTACTCCACCCCCGCGGGCATCACCGCGTTCCTGGACCACCTCGCCGGGATCGAGGACCAGCTCAGGCTGTTCCGCTCCTTCGAGGGCATGCTCACCACCGGAGCGATGCCGGAGTACCTGTTCCGCCGCACGCGCGGCATCGTCGGCCTGCTGCGACGGCTGATCGAAGACGGCTGCACGGAAGCGATCACCAACGGCGAGGAACAGCTGACCCCGGAACTTCTCGCCCGGACCTCCATCCACCTCGGTGACCTCGCCGACCTCGACCCGGACGCCGGGGAAATCCCCGAGATCCCCCAGAACGTCCGCCCTCCCCAGGAGAAGAAGACCAGCAGGAAGAAGCCACGGAACACGGTCTTCGACGACCATGGCGAAAGGCCGGCCGCCGATGGCTGA
- a CDS encoding helix-turn-helix transcriptional regulator, whose translation MPTEEELYANIDALLQEEPQLPPPTERARLREAAGITQARLATALKTTTQTVKNYENGRSEPKEPRLSAYQRLLNGWAAKFPAHGTPAAPVQAPVAAPPPAPVPETFTAVPTVEADLAEPDPPADAQPVRPARPVVSSRRPAAKKAAKAALDPRFPHGPLAVLDGDGSAYGVDGIVLDCPATTIPELVEWTLKESGLGAAKLNRHGKDSDPLIVLTAAAAVKLGLPERLEGHEQRRNLRLPEDHPVVKQVVKAKWQLTQRGFGPWARIYRKAQGRERQCVQLAILSWDALDERSWPGVAEMEPADVARVLGVYAQRVITPRGSTAVSGLELMTALRPPTKAVQDPATGNWVSGYNQGSLGTEPMDPAPPEATPEHPVVVNSGWSGGFLNEEAYQWVRSVDSLSDEECLLPYAVGLDLNTAFLAAAARLTVGLSAPDHFTAPTFNPKIPGSWLVDLSGIDLDPRLPSPFTPDGTRPTGPAWYQTHTVAYAQELGHDVHPIEAYLRRETGAYLDPWHDRLKTAYVDTLADLGVTKDLDDAAFLAAMEQHKQNDPALAAVLAAIKATVKGGVGKLRERPQGKSYKEGEPWPALQRPTWRPDIRAAVISKARVNMHRKLNNMVKMTGLYPLAVLSDCVVYPSPGDSPLDFLPYAASGKPQPGGFRLGATPGLAKLEGVQSMLWAVELMEKGLNPARHIKGGDAVLDEGE comes from the coding sequence ATGCCCACCGAGGAAGAGCTGTACGCGAACATCGACGCGTTGCTGCAGGAGGAGCCACAGCTCCCGCCCCCGACGGAGCGCGCCCGCCTGCGGGAGGCGGCTGGCATCACGCAGGCGCGTCTCGCGACTGCGCTCAAGACCACGACGCAGACGGTGAAGAACTACGAGAACGGCAGGAGCGAGCCCAAGGAACCGCGGCTTTCGGCGTACCAGCGGCTGCTGAACGGATGGGCCGCGAAGTTCCCCGCCCACGGAACTCCCGCCGCGCCCGTCCAGGCCCCCGTGGCCGCGCCGCCGCCCGCCCCGGTGCCGGAGACGTTCACTGCCGTGCCCACCGTCGAGGCGGACCTGGCCGAACCCGACCCTCCCGCCGATGCGCAGCCGGTGCGTCCTGCCCGTCCGGTTGTGTCGTCGCGCCGCCCGGCCGCTAAGAAGGCCGCCAAGGCTGCGCTGGACCCGCGCTTCCCGCACGGCCCGCTCGCCGTGCTGGACGGTGACGGCTCCGCGTACGGAGTCGACGGGATCGTGCTGGACTGCCCGGCGACCACGATCCCGGAACTGGTGGAGTGGACCCTCAAGGAGTCCGGCCTGGGTGCCGCGAAGCTCAACCGGCACGGCAAGGACTCCGACCCTCTGATCGTGCTCACGGCCGCGGCCGCGGTGAAGCTCGGGCTGCCGGAGCGCCTGGAGGGCCACGAGCAGCGCCGTAACCTGCGCCTCCCTGAGGACCACCCGGTGGTCAAGCAGGTGGTGAAGGCGAAGTGGCAGCTCACCCAGCGCGGGTTCGGTCCGTGGGCGCGGATCTACCGCAAGGCGCAGGGCCGTGAGCGGCAGTGCGTGCAGCTGGCGATCCTGTCGTGGGACGCCCTCGATGAGCGGTCCTGGCCCGGTGTCGCCGAGATGGAGCCGGCCGACGTCGCCCGCGTCCTGGGCGTGTACGCCCAGCGCGTCATCACCCCGCGCGGCAGCACTGCCGTCTCCGGCTTGGAGCTGATGACCGCGCTGCGCCCGCCAACGAAGGCTGTCCAGGACCCGGCGACCGGGAACTGGGTGTCCGGCTACAACCAGGGCTCGCTCGGCACAGAACCGATGGACCCGGCGCCGCCGGAAGCGACCCCCGAGCACCCCGTCGTCGTGAACTCCGGTTGGAGCGGCGGGTTCCTCAATGAGGAGGCGTACCAGTGGGTGCGGTCGGTGGACTCGCTCTCCGATGAGGAGTGCCTGCTGCCGTACGCGGTCGGCCTGGACCTCAACACCGCGTTCCTCGCGGCCGCGGCCCGCCTCACCGTGGGCCTGTCCGCGCCGGACCATTTCACCGCCCCGACGTTCAACCCGAAGATCCCCGGCAGCTGGCTGGTCGACCTCAGCGGCATCGACCTGGACCCGCGCCTGCCGTCACCGTTCACGCCGGACGGCACGCGTCCGACGGGACCCGCCTGGTACCAGACGCACACCGTCGCCTACGCCCAGGAGCTCGGGCACGACGTGCACCCGATCGAGGCGTACCTGCGCCGCGAGACCGGCGCGTACCTGGACCCGTGGCACGACCGCCTCAAGACCGCGTACGTCGACACCCTCGCCGACCTCGGCGTCACCAAGGACCTGGACGACGCGGCGTTCCTGGCCGCGATGGAGCAGCACAAGCAGAACGACCCGGCCCTGGCCGCCGTGCTCGCCGCCATCAAGGCGACCGTGAAGGGCGGCGTCGGCAAGCTCCGCGAGCGCCCCCAGGGCAAGTCCTACAAGGAGGGCGAGCCGTGGCCGGCCCTGCAGCGGCCGACCTGGCGCCCGGACATCCGGGCCGCGGTCATCAGCAAGGCCCGGGTCAACATGCACCGCAAGCTCAACAACATGGTCAAGATGACCGGCCTGTACCCGCTCGCCGTGCTCTCCGACTGCGTCGTCTACCCCAGCCCCGGCGACAGCCCGCTGGACTTCCTCCCCTACGCCGCTTCGGGCAAGCCGCAGCCCGGCGGGTTCCGCCTGGGGGCCACGCCAGGCCTGGCGAAGCTGGAGGGTGTGCAGTCGATGCTGTGGGCGGTCGAACTGATGGAGAAGGGCCTGAACCCGGCCCGCCACATCAAGGGCGGCGACGCCGTCCTGGACGAAGGGGAGTAG
- a CDS encoding TniQ family protein has protein sequence MAEAPEETDVRELGRSLEPLPGESLSGFVLRLSHRLRVSPDRILRRTGLADIQNNTQAMAKAAWSTQLPMTKAADFASATRLTAVETTALTLAPLASHYPPIARTLEYLRLGQRVPQLDGLFAATVRYCPACLAGDGSPVQDLHGGPWQRAWRLPVVFACLRHQRFLEHLCPTCHEPVGTRNYGHLVARPTITGLHPAQCRHPHPEAQRRPRTWDALCQGRLDQIEASAADRPDPGLFTLQKKITAMLAPGHSAEIASQYFTELQLVAALIIITWPRARPAPTSTAVTAADQHVAGHHAPDARQLSNAPPTDPRACAAFLHAADILLSADDLRAALAPLAPVENRTRTGIPPIRHHSWDRAFKIHREECSERFQRVGETLVFNFRRTKPGGQRIPLSRIGYGPEHVPALLPQEWADRHLSAFTGISTRLLRRTASTYLVRRAQGRGLNEAAQFLGISASDKLIGFGTLLGNWIRAQDNLHAFDMAIDAIAADLESSPLINYQRRREALASWTLEPNVWQRMVDKLEIRPGNRAVSDDRKRLAVSAHIWARVTQGEYYLSPCPADIAEDPAARHLWMRQRTTVGNWLRRSEDHPYYRQLKRLLDDHADLLAQAIDAPRRTDQRS, from the coding sequence ATGGCTGAGGCGCCCGAGGAAACCGACGTCCGGGAGCTCGGCCGGAGCCTGGAACCCCTTCCCGGAGAGTCCCTGTCCGGGTTCGTGCTCCGCCTCTCCCACCGCCTGCGGGTCTCCCCAGACCGGATCCTCCGCCGCACCGGCCTGGCCGACATCCAGAACAACACCCAGGCCATGGCCAAGGCTGCCTGGTCAACCCAACTGCCCATGACCAAGGCCGCCGACTTCGCCTCCGCGACCCGCCTCACCGCTGTCGAGACCACCGCGCTAACCCTGGCCCCTCTCGCCTCCCACTACCCGCCGATCGCCCGGACCCTGGAATACCTCCGGCTCGGCCAACGAGTTCCTCAGCTGGACGGGCTGTTCGCGGCCACAGTCCGTTACTGCCCCGCCTGCCTGGCCGGCGACGGCTCCCCCGTCCAGGACCTGCACGGGGGCCCCTGGCAACGCGCCTGGCGACTACCGGTGGTCTTCGCCTGCCTGCGGCACCAGCGCTTCCTCGAACACCTCTGCCCCACCTGCCACGAGCCCGTCGGCACCCGCAACTACGGCCACCTGGTCGCCCGGCCCACCATCACCGGCCTCCACCCCGCCCAGTGCCGCCACCCACACCCCGAGGCCCAACGCCGGCCCAGGACTTGGGATGCCCTCTGCCAGGGCCGGCTCGACCAGATCGAGGCCAGTGCCGCGGACCGCCCCGATCCCGGACTCTTCACACTCCAGAAGAAGATCACCGCAATGCTCGCTCCCGGGCACTCCGCGGAAATAGCCAGCCAGTACTTCACCGAACTGCAACTGGTCGCCGCGCTGATCATCATCACCTGGCCCCGGGCAAGACCGGCACCTACCAGCACCGCGGTGACGGCCGCCGACCAGCACGTCGCCGGACATCACGCTCCTGATGCCCGGCAACTCTCCAACGCCCCACCCACCGACCCCCGGGCCTGCGCGGCCTTCCTCCACGCCGCCGACATCCTCCTGAGTGCCGACGACCTGCGCGCCGCGCTCGCACCGCTGGCGCCAGTCGAGAACCGCACCCGCACCGGCATCCCTCCCATCCGGCACCATTCCTGGGACCGGGCGTTCAAGATCCACCGCGAAGAATGCTCCGAGCGGTTCCAGCGCGTCGGCGAAACACTCGTCTTCAACTTCCGCCGCACCAAACCAGGCGGCCAAAGGATCCCGCTGAGTCGTATCGGTTACGGCCCCGAGCACGTCCCCGCGTTGCTCCCCCAGGAGTGGGCCGACCGACACCTGAGCGCCTTCACCGGCATCAGCACCCGTCTCCTACGACGCACTGCCTCCACCTACCTCGTCCGACGCGCCCAGGGGCGCGGCCTCAACGAAGCCGCGCAGTTCCTCGGCATCAGCGCCAGTGACAAGCTGATCGGATTCGGGACCTTGCTCGGCAACTGGATCCGCGCCCAGGACAACCTGCATGCCTTCGATATGGCCATCGACGCGATCGCCGCCGACCTGGAGTCGTCCCCTCTCATCAACTATCAGCGCCGCCGTGAGGCCCTCGCCAGCTGGACGCTCGAGCCCAATGTCTGGCAGCGCATGGTCGACAAGTTGGAGATCAGGCCCGGAAACCGGGCCGTCTCCGACGACCGGAAGAGACTCGCCGTCTCCGCCCACATCTGGGCCCGGGTCACTCAAGGCGAGTACTACCTCTCTCCCTGTCCAGCCGACATCGCGGAAGACCCAGCAGCACGACACCTCTGGATGCGGCAGCGCACTACGGTCGGCAATTGGCTCCGACGCAGCGAGGACCACCCCTACTACCGTCAGCTCAAGCGCCTCCTCGACGACCACGCTGACCTTCTCGCCCAAGCCATCGACGCGCCTCGCCGAACAGATCAGCGATCATAG
- a CDS encoding XRE family transcriptional regulator has product MGDIEDAIERADREAFTRQPPKTLTARINYLLKQLGTAKAVAAELGITADSVNRYRRGARKNPPKDIAAKIDNAVRQRWQPQVRKRRRQQAAASGITVETRARFGYASSAGSTDDGRFRRLTVRLPAAYAQRLFDARDTGASDQDMRGIIAEGFKEVYFQDGGGRAMGLSDVTLNDIDYLDLDF; this is encoded by the coding sequence ATGGGCGATATCGAGGACGCCATCGAGCGCGCCGACCGCGAGGCATTCACCCGTCAGCCGCCCAAGACGCTTACGGCCCGTATCAACTACCTGCTCAAGCAGTTGGGGACCGCGAAGGCGGTGGCGGCTGAGCTCGGCATCACCGCCGACTCCGTCAACCGCTACCGGCGCGGCGCGAGGAAGAACCCGCCCAAGGACATCGCCGCGAAGATCGACAACGCCGTACGGCAGCGATGGCAGCCTCAAGTACGCAAGCGCCGGCGCCAGCAGGCCGCCGCCAGCGGGATCACCGTGGAGACCCGGGCCCGGTTCGGCTACGCGTCGTCCGCCGGATCGACCGACGACGGCCGCTTCCGCCGCCTCACCGTCCGTCTTCCCGCCGCGTACGCGCAACGCCTCTTCGACGCCCGCGACACAGGGGCCAGCGACCAGGACATGCGTGGGATCATCGCCGAAGGGTTTAAGGAAGTCTATTTCCAGGACGGCGGAGGCCGCGCCATGGGACTCTCGGACGTAACCCTGAATGACATCGATTACCTGGATCTGGATTTCTGA